The following coding sequences lie in one Amblyraja radiata isolate CabotCenter1 chromosome 20, sAmbRad1.1.pri, whole genome shotgun sequence genomic window:
- the LOC116984312 gene encoding carnitine O-palmitoyltransferase 1, liver isoform-like, translating to MAEAHQAVAFQFTVTPDGIDLQLSHEALKQVYLSGLRSWKKRFRRYKNGILTGVYPASPSSWLFVVVAVIATMYARVDPSLGMIEKIRCHLPTNGYLSNQSESILSGLLFSTGLWIALVFTMRQTLKLLLSYHGWMFVPHGKTPTSVKLWMLIVKIFSGRKPLTYSFQTSLPRLPLPAVKDTMRKYLESVRPLLNDKEFQRMQALVKDFELKVGPRLQWYLKLKSWWATNYVSDWWEEYIYLRGRGPIMVNSNYYAMDYLYIVPTPIQAARAGNTIHAMLLYRRKLDREEIHPLMGSIPMCSSQYERMFNSSRIPGLETDTMQHHKDSKHVVVYHKGRYFKLWLYHSSRLLRPCEIQLQMQKILDDQSLPQTGEEKLAALTAGDRVPWAKARQSYFSQGRNKLSLEAIEKAAFFVTLDDTEQGFRKEEPISSLDNYAKSLLHGKCYDRWFDKSLSFIIFKNGKIGLNAEHSWADAPIIGHLWEYVLATDQFHLRYTDEGNCKGEPNPQILPPQRLQWDIEEPCQEVIHQSLSVAQQLADDVDFHSFPFDKFGKGLIKKCCISPDAFVQMALQLAHYRDKGKFCLTYEASMTRLFREGRTETVRSCTSQSTQFVLAMVNSSQANEEKLKLFRLAADKHQSMYRHAMTGEGIDRHLFCLYVVSKYLGMDSPFLKEVLSEPWKLSTSQTPVQQMNLHDPKYVSSGGGFGPVADDGYGVSYIMAGENLINMHISSKFSSPETDSHRFGNYFQQAMLDILALFNLDKRTSK from the exons ATGGCAGAGGCTCACCAGGCTGTGGCATTTCAGTTCACCGTCACCCCTGATGGCATCGACCTGCAGCTGAGCCATGAAGCCCTGAAGCAAGTCTACTTGTCAGGACTGAGGTCATGGAAGAAGCGGTTCCGACGGTACAAA AATGGAATCCTGACGGGGGTGTATCCAGCCAGCCCCTCTAGCTGGCTGTTCGTGGTGGTGGCTGTGATTGCAACAATGTACGCCCGCGTTGACCCATCCCTGGGAATGATCGAGAAGATCAGGTGCCATCTCCCTACAAA TGGCTACCTATCTAACCAGAGTGAGAGCATCCTGAGTGGCCTGCTCTTCAGCACTGGCCTGTGGATCGCCCTGGTCTTCACCATGCGCCAGACCCTGAAGCTGCTCCTCTCCTATCACGGATGGATGTTTGTCCCACATGGCAAAACCCCAACCAGCGTCAAGCTCTGGATG TTGATAGTGAAGATCTTCTCTGGCCGCAAGCCACTGACGTACAGTTTCCAGACGTCCCTTCCTCGACTTCCCTTGCCGGCTGTGAAGGACACCATGAGGAAG TACCTGGAGTCTGTCCGACCTCTCCTGAATGACAAAGAGTTCCAGCGAATGCAGGCCCTGGTGAAGGACTTTGAGCTGAAGGTGGGACCAAGGCTTCAGTGGTATCTGAAGCTCAAATCCTGGTGGGCCACCAACTAC GTGAGTGACTGGTGGGAGGAGTACATATACCTGCGAGGACGTGGACCCATCATGGTGAACAGCAATTACTACGCAATG GATTACCTGTACATTGTTCCAACACCGATACAGGCAGCTCGAGCAGGGAACACCATCCACGCCATGTTGCTCTACAGACGTAAACTGGACCGTGAGGAGATCCATCCC CTCATGGGTTCAATCCCTATGTGCTCATCCCAGTACGAGCGTATGTTCAATTCCAGTCGCATTCCGGGTTTAGAGACAG ATACTATGCAGCACCATAAGGACAGCAAGCACGTGGTGGTGTACCACAAGGGCCGCTACTTCAAGCTGTGGCTCTACCACAGTAGCCGGCTGCTCAGACCGTGTGAGATCCAGCTGCAGATGCAGAAGATCCTGGATGATCAGTCGCTGCCCCAGACCGGAGAGGAGAAGCTTGCGGCTCTCACAGCTGGCGACAG GGTGCCCTGGGCCAAAGCTCGTCAATCCTACTTCAGCCAGGGTAGAAACAAGCTGTCACTGGAGGCGATCGAGAAGGCAGCATTCTTTGTGACGCTGGACGATACTGAACAAGGATTCAGGAAGGAGGAGCCCATATCTTCACTAGATAACTATGCTAAATCATTGCTTCACGGCAAGTGCTATGACAG GTGGTTTGACAAGTCCTTGAGTTTTATCATCTTCAAGAATGGTAAAATTGGTCTGAATGCTGAACATTCCTGGGCAGACGCTCCCATCATCGGCCACTTGTGGGAG TACGTGTTGGCCACCGACCAGTTCCATCTAAGATACACAGACGAGGGTAATTGCAAGGGAGAGCCTAATCCCCAGATCCTGCCACCCCAGCGGCTGCAGTGGGACATCGAAGAGCCG TGCCAAGAGGTCATCCATCAGTCTCTGAGCGTGGCCCAGCAGCTTGCCGATGATGTGGACTTCCACTCTTTCCCGTTTGACAAATTTGGGAAGGGTCTGATCAAGAAGTGCTGTATCAGCCCTGATGCCTTTGTCCAAATGGCTCTACAGTTGGCACATTACCGG GACAAGGGTAAATTCTGCCTCACCTACGAGGCCTCGATGACCCGCCTGTTCAGAGAGGGTCGCACAGAGACCGTCCGGTCCTGCACCAGTCAGTCCACCCAGTTCGTCCTGGCCATGGTAAACTCATCTCAGGCG AATGAAGAGAAACTGAAGTTGTTTAGGTTGGCAGCTGATAAGCACCAGAGTATGTATCGTCATGCCATGACGGGAGAGGGTATCGACCGTCACCTCTTCTGCCTCTATGTCGTGTCCAAGTACCTGGGGATGGACTCGCCCTTCCTGAAAGAG GTCTTGTCTGAGCCCTGGAAACTCTCCACCAGCCAGACTCCAGTCCAGCAGATGAACCTCCACGACCCTAAGTATGTGTCCAGTGGCGGGGGCTTTGGGCCG GTTGCCGATGATGGCTATGGTGTGTCTTATATCATGGCCGGAGAAAATCTAATCAACATGCACATTTCAAGTAAATTCTCCAGCCCCGAGACA GATTCACATCGGTTTGGCAATTATTTCCAACAAGCCATGCTCGACATCCTTGCCCTATTCAACCTGGACAAGAGGACCAGCAAGTAG